From a single Kryptolebias marmoratus isolate JLee-2015 linkage group LG6, ASM164957v2, whole genome shotgun sequence genomic region:
- the LOC108244282 gene encoding protein FAM171B isoform X2: protein MLSHQPLGQALVELFVNYTKKDTAVSGEDGGALLHVPNLSGLQITVVASKTGFISTLLPYKTNRIPIFSSLTASLLGLNPGNIWLYDDSVLITGKTAEASSQAIVRFPGSLLTLTPSRNITSVKAFVTVPKLLPEQDSSLNTLGIMDNKSGYVSVQLSPVAAVSVQLFSGDTELHVTGPVQISLGVPASCRLQAPEAVPAWFFNQSTGGWIRKGLGKMMLVDGKLMWTFTAPHLGYWMAAPLSSTRGLLGLSTLVDFTSHHLFSLLFVIGGTLLLIICLLTGMLYYCRKQSSENKVRKSPAVIKKDQTTSTCHNEVFGASSEDACHAADGLNQKMTNSGDVIVNPGAVAVSVECHKLDCLTSEQTPSSLTDGMFFYNQPVAILPASAFFHLEEEPEQTEWSKSATLPRMGFSNGSAMEPQRKDSFTQTLQNAPSAAQSQVIEPKDQPGGLEICQAANGTTRGPFPESLSVPGTLNKIRESRHSVHTFTGLSKIPSPLPPRAWFVSLEGKPAAEIRYAVSEHQRRRRPIESRETSLDSGVDMSELSQTSGRRTVTLERDATFVKSTPSHKNTPQK, encoded by the exons ATGCTGAGTCACCAGCCCCTGGGCCAGGCACTAGTGGAGCTCTTTGTCAACTACACCAAGAAGGACACGGCTGTAAGCGGGGAGGACGGCGGTGCTCTGCTTCATGTACCCAACCTGTCGGGGCTCCAGATCACAGTTGTAGCCAGCAAGACTGGCTTCATTTCGACACTTCTGCCTTACAAAACCAACAGAATCCCAA TATTTTCATCTCTGACTGCATCGCTGCTCGGTCTGAACCCAGGGAACATCTGGCTCTATGATGATTCAGTCCTGATCACAGGAAAAACAGCTG AGGCTTCTTCCCAGGCCATTGTCAGGTTTCCTGGAAGCCTCCTGACCCTGACACCCAGCAGGAATATCACCTCTGTTAAAGCCTTTGTGACCGTTCCCAAACTGCTACCAGAACAGGACAGCTCTCTAAACACTCTGGGCATCATGGACAATAAATCAG GTTATGTCAGTGTGCAGCTAAGCCCGGTGGCAGCTGTCAGTGTGCAGCTTTTCTCAGGAGACACGGAGCTTCATGTGACCGGGCCGGTCCAGATCAGCCTCGGTGTTCCTGCCAGCTGCAGACTTCAGGCTCCGGAGGCTGTTCCAGCGTGGTTCTTTAACCAGAGTACCG gaGGCTGGATAAGAAAAGGACTTGGAAAGATGATGTTGGTTGATGGAAAACTCATGTGGACGTTCACTGCGCCTCACCTGGGCTACTGGATGGCAGCACCTTTATCCTCCACCAGAG GTCTTTTGGGACTCTCCACCCTCGTTGACTTTACCtcacatcatttattttctctgctgtttgtcaTCGGAGGAACCCTTCTTCTCATCATCTGTCTTCTGACTGGGATGTTATATTATTGCAg AAAGCAGTCCAGTGAAAATAAAGTGAGGAAAAGCCCAGCAGTGATTAAAAAGGATCAGACCACTTCCACGTGTCATAATGAAGTCTTTGGAGCTTCTTCAGAGGACGCCTGTCATGCAGCGGATGGGCTGAAccagaaaatgacaaacagcGGTGACGTGATAGTTAACCCTGGTGCTGTGGCCGTTTCAGTCGAGTGTCACAAACTGGACTGTTTGACCTCGGAGCAAACTCCTTCGTCTCTGACAGACGGCATGTTCTTCTACAACCAGCCTGTCGCCATTCTTCCTGCTTCAGCCTTTTTCCACCTGGAGGAGGAGCCGGAGCAGACCGAGTGGAGCAAGTCAGCCACTCTGCCACGGATGGGCTTTTCAAACGGGTCTGCCATGGAGCCGCAGAGGAAAGACAGCTTCACCCAGACCCTGCAAAATGCTCCCTCTGCCGCCCAGAGCCAGGTGATAGAACCCAAGGACCAGCCCGGAGGTCTGGAAATCTGTCAGGCAGCAAACGGCACAACCAGGGGTCCTTTCCCAGAGTCACTGTCCGTACCAGGAACGTTAAATAAAATCAGGGAAAGCAGACATTCTGTCCATACTTTCACAGGTTTATCTAAAATCCCATCACCTCTGCCTCCTCGAGCCTGGTTTGTATCTCTGGAGGGCAAACCCGCGGCTGAGATCCGTTACGCTGTATCAGAGCATCAGAGGAGGCGGAGGCCCATCGAGAGTCGAGAAACCAGTTTGGACTCGGGGGTGGACATGAGCGAACTGAGTCAGACGTCTGGCAGGAGGACTGTAACGCTGGAGAGAGACGCCACTTTTGTTAAAAGCACACCCAGTCATAAGAACACACcccaaaagtaa